One Alligator mississippiensis isolate rAllMis1 chromosome 16, rAllMis1, whole genome shotgun sequence genomic region harbors:
- the USP2 gene encoding ubiquitin carboxyl-terminal hydrolase 2 isoform X2 gives MRTSYTVTVPLPQPPAALPKDLRPRAAMPGSLLVSAFVGLVLHKTKNSKTVQGLTGLRNLGNTCFMNSILQCLSNTRELRDYCLQSQYLRDLNNTSRMHTALMSEFAKLLQLLWTSPPNDAVSPSEFKTQIQRYAPRFVGYNQQDAQEFLRFLLDGLHSEVNRVLVRPRASADNLDHLPDEEKGRQMWRRYQEREDSRIGDLFVGQLKSSLTCSECGYCSTAFDPFWDLSLPIPKKGYGEVTLMDCLRLFTKEDVLDGDEKPTCCRCKARTRCTKKFSIQKFPKILVLHLKRFSEARIRTSKLTTFVNFPLRDLDLREFAAQSCNHAVYNLYAVSNHSGTTMGGHYTAYCRSPVSGEWHTFNDSRVTPMSSSHVRGSDAYLLFYELASPSSRM, from the exons ATGCGGACCTCGTACACCGTGACCGTGCCCCTGCCGCAGCCGCCGGCCGCGCTGCCCAAGGACCTGCGCCCCCGCGCAGCCATGCCCGGCTCCCTGCTCGTCTCCGCCTTCGTGGGGCTCGTCCTGCACAAGACCAAG AACTCCAAGACGGTGCAGGGTCTGACCGGCCTCCGCAACCTGGGCAACACG TGCTTCATGAACTCCATCCTGCAGTGCCTGAGCAACACACGGGAGCTGCGGGACTACTGCCTGCAGAGCCAGTACTTGCGGGACCTCAACAACACCAGCCGCATGCACACAGCCCTCATGTCAG AGTTTGCAaagctgctccagctgctctggaCCTCGCCGCCCAATGATGCCGTGAGCCCCTCGGAGTTCAAGACACAGATCCAGAGATACGCCCCCCGCTTCGTGGGCTACAA CCAGCAGGATGCCCAGGAGTTCCTGCGCTTCCTCCTCGACGGGCTGCACAGCGAGGTCAACCGGGTGCTGGTTCGGCCCCGCGCCAGTGCCGACAACCTGGATCACCTCCC GGATGAGGAGAAAGGGAGGCAGATGTGGAGGCGGTACCAAGAGCGGGAGGACAGCCGGATTGGGG ATCTTTTTGTGGGACAGCTGAAGAGCTCCCTGACCTGCAGCGAGTGCGGCTACTGCTCCACGGCCTTCGACCccttctgggacctgtccctgccCATCCCCAAG AAGGGCTACGGGGAAGTGACCCTCATGGACTGCCTGCGCCTCTTCACCAAGGAGGACGTGCTGGACGGGGATGAGAAACCG ACATGCTGTCGCTGCAAGGCCCGGACGAGGTGCACCAAGAAGTTCAGCATCCAGAAGTTCCCCAAGATCCTGGTGCTCC ACCTGAAGCGCTTCTCGGAGGCCAGGATACGCACCAGCAAGCTCACCACCTTCGTCAACTTCCCGCTTAGGGACCTGGACCTGCGGGAGTtcgcagcacagagctgca ACCATGCTGTTTACAACCTGTATGCCGTGTCGAACCACTCCGGGACCACCATGGGGGGACACTACACAGCCTACTGCAGGAGCCCCGTGTCCGGCGAGTGGCACACCTTCAATGACTCCCG CGTCACCCCGATGTCCTCCAGCCACGTGCGAGGCAGCGATGCCTACCTGCTCTTCTACGAGCTGGCCAGCCCGTCTTCCCGTATGTAG
- the MFRP gene encoding membrane frizzled-related protein isoform X3 — MKDFTEITLCADALEQSKTEFCNPAFEPESEGAGAMPPARHRTEAKNGSITGAAWNGLGRQGWRPTGEMLRPDCRFSGLCVVLLSVLLLLLLTLLLGLILSQLTSPDPGSSPSLAPPASSTTAPAPQSSLAPQEQSKLPTAGTPEPACGGTLRGREGSFSSPNYPAPYPPNALCVWHIWVPPELAVQLKVEALSVEGTATCLFDHLELYEEPDDEGTGTGAVRFCGSVAPPTLNTNTSRLRVTFVSDGSVGARGFSARYRAIAPNERSCAWDEFLCDAGRCLPLASVCDSFHDCTDHRDEANCSHKPPECGGALTSLEGQISTPNHPRPYPHQQLCLWQISVPKGHLITLHFRNFSLEAQDGCSFDFVEVHDGAGTSARNLLGRFCGSRLPPTLTSTRHVMTVLFVADDGVADDGFFATYQAWNATERTCSPWEFPCANGECQAPEAVCDGWHDCPDGSDELNCTSTLPPPVESCELIQVEMCLGLSYNATAFPNIWLNIPDQQGAADVLQGYKVKSIWFQPQLSHSPCVQP; from the exons ATGAAGGATTTCACGGAGATCACGCTGTGTGCCGACGCACTGGAGCAGAGCAAG ACAGAGTTTTGCAATCCTGCCTTTGAACCTGAGAGCGAGGGGGCcggggccatgccccctgcccggcaCCGGACAGAGGCCAAGAATGGGAGCATCACGGGAGCCGCCTGGAACGGCCTCG GCCGGCAGGGCTGGCGCCCGACGGGGGAGATGCTGCGCCCCGACTGCAGGTTCTCGGGGCTCTGCGTGGTGCTGCTGAGcgtcctcctgctgctgctcctcaccctGCTCCTCGGCCTCATCCTCTCCC agctgacgTCCCCCGACCCAGGCAGCTCtccctccctggctccccctgccagcagcaccacGGCACCTGCCCCCCAGAGCTCCCTGGCCCCCCAGGAACAGAGCAAGCTGCCCACAGCTGGCACGCCAGAGCCCG CCTGCGGTGGGACCCTGCGAGGCCGCGAGGGCTCCTTCAGCTCCCCCAACTACCCGGCGCCCTACCCCCCCAACGCCCTGTGCGTGTGGCACATCTGGGTGCCCCCCGAGCTGGCCGTGCAGCTGAAGGTGGAGGCGCTCAGCGTGGAGGGAACCGCCACCTGCCTCTTCGACCACCTGGAGCTCTACGAGGAGCCCGACGATGAGGGCACGGGGACCGGTGCAGTCAG GTTCTGCGGCAGTGTGGCGCCCCCCACGCTCAACACCAATACCAGCCGGCTCCGTGTCACCTTCGTGTCGGACGGCAGCGTGGGCGCCCGGGGCTTCAGCGCCCGCTACCGTGCCATTGCGCCCAACGAGA GGAGCTGCGCCTGGGACGAGTTCCTGTGCGACGCCGGgcgctgcctgcccctggcctccgTCTGCGACAGCTTCCACGACTGCACAGACCACAGAGACGAAGCCAACTGCAGCCACAAGCCCCCAG AGTGCGGCGGGGCGCTGACCAGCCTGGAGGGGCAGATCTCCACCCCCAACCACCCCCGGCCCTACCCGCACCAGCAG CTGTGCCTGTGGCAGATCTCGGTGCCCAAGGGCCACCTCATCACCTTGCACTTCCGCAACTTCAGCCTGGAGGCGCAGGATGGCTGTTCCTTCGACTTCGTGGAGGTGCACGATGGTGCAGGCACCAGCGCCCGCAACCTGCTGGGCAG GTTCTGCGGCTCCCGACTGCCGCCCACCCTGACCTCGACGCGCCACGTCATGACTGTCCTGTTCGTGGCCGATGACGGGGTGGCCGACGACGGGTTCTTCGCCACCTACCAGGCCTGGAACGCCACGGAGC gGACGTGCAGCCCCTGGGAGTTCCCCTGCGCGAACGGGGAGTGCCAGGCGCCCGAGGCGGTGTGTGACGGCTGGCACGACTGTCCTGATGGCAGTGACGAGCTCAACTGCACCAGCACGCTCCCCCCGCCCGTCG AGTCCTGTGAGCTGATCCAGGTGGAGATGTGCCTGGGGCTGAGCTACAATGCCACGGCCTTCCCCAACATCTGGCTGAACATCCCCGACCAGCAAGGCGCCGCCGACGTGCTGCAGGGCTACAAG GTAAAGTCCATCTGGTTCCAACCCCAGCTTTCCCACAGCCCATGTGTCCAGCCATGA
- the MFRP gene encoding membrane frizzled-related protein isoform X1, which translates to MKDFTEITLCADALEQSKTEFCNPAFEPESEGAGAMPPARHRTEAKNGSITGAAWNGLGRQGWRPTGEMLRPDCRFSGLCVVLLSVLLLLLLTLLLGLILSQLTSPDPGSSPSLAPPASSTTAPAPQSSLAPQEQSKLPTAGTPEPACGGTLRGREGSFSSPNYPAPYPPNALCVWHIWVPPELAVQLKVEALSVEGTATCLFDHLELYEEPDDEGTGTGAVRFCGSVAPPTLNTNTSRLRVTFVSDGSVGARGFSARYRAIAPNERSCAWDEFLCDAGRCLPLASVCDSFHDCTDHRDEANCSHKPPECGGALTSLEGQISTPNHPRPYPHQQLCLWQISVPKGHLITLHFRNFSLEAQDGCSFDFVEVHDGAGTSARNLLGRFCGSRLPPTLTSTRHVMTVLFVADDGVADDGFFATYQAWNATERTCSPWEFPCANGECQAPEAVCDGWHDCPDGSDELNCTSTLPPPVESCELIQVEMCLGLSYNATAFPNIWLNIPDQQGAADVLQGYKSLAGLSCYQPLRLLVCGLFVPQCTPDGGVLRPCRPVCLAAEQRCQPALDLLGIAWPINCSILPDTSHPGECVQP; encoded by the exons ATGAAGGATTTCACGGAGATCACGCTGTGTGCCGACGCACTGGAGCAGAGCAAG ACAGAGTTTTGCAATCCTGCCTTTGAACCTGAGAGCGAGGGGGCcggggccatgccccctgcccggcaCCGGACAGAGGCCAAGAATGGGAGCATCACGGGAGCCGCCTGGAACGGCCTCG GCCGGCAGGGCTGGCGCCCGACGGGGGAGATGCTGCGCCCCGACTGCAGGTTCTCGGGGCTCTGCGTGGTGCTGCTGAGcgtcctcctgctgctgctcctcaccctGCTCCTCGGCCTCATCCTCTCCC agctgacgTCCCCCGACCCAGGCAGCTCtccctccctggctccccctgccagcagcaccacGGCACCTGCCCCCCAGAGCTCCCTGGCCCCCCAGGAACAGAGCAAGCTGCCCACAGCTGGCACGCCAGAGCCCG CCTGCGGTGGGACCCTGCGAGGCCGCGAGGGCTCCTTCAGCTCCCCCAACTACCCGGCGCCCTACCCCCCCAACGCCCTGTGCGTGTGGCACATCTGGGTGCCCCCCGAGCTGGCCGTGCAGCTGAAGGTGGAGGCGCTCAGCGTGGAGGGAACCGCCACCTGCCTCTTCGACCACCTGGAGCTCTACGAGGAGCCCGACGATGAGGGCACGGGGACCGGTGCAGTCAG GTTCTGCGGCAGTGTGGCGCCCCCCACGCTCAACACCAATACCAGCCGGCTCCGTGTCACCTTCGTGTCGGACGGCAGCGTGGGCGCCCGGGGCTTCAGCGCCCGCTACCGTGCCATTGCGCCCAACGAGA GGAGCTGCGCCTGGGACGAGTTCCTGTGCGACGCCGGgcgctgcctgcccctggcctccgTCTGCGACAGCTTCCACGACTGCACAGACCACAGAGACGAAGCCAACTGCAGCCACAAGCCCCCAG AGTGCGGCGGGGCGCTGACCAGCCTGGAGGGGCAGATCTCCACCCCCAACCACCCCCGGCCCTACCCGCACCAGCAG CTGTGCCTGTGGCAGATCTCGGTGCCCAAGGGCCACCTCATCACCTTGCACTTCCGCAACTTCAGCCTGGAGGCGCAGGATGGCTGTTCCTTCGACTTCGTGGAGGTGCACGATGGTGCAGGCACCAGCGCCCGCAACCTGCTGGGCAG GTTCTGCGGCTCCCGACTGCCGCCCACCCTGACCTCGACGCGCCACGTCATGACTGTCCTGTTCGTGGCCGATGACGGGGTGGCCGACGACGGGTTCTTCGCCACCTACCAGGCCTGGAACGCCACGGAGC gGACGTGCAGCCCCTGGGAGTTCCCCTGCGCGAACGGGGAGTGCCAGGCGCCCGAGGCGGTGTGTGACGGCTGGCACGACTGTCCTGATGGCAGTGACGAGCTCAACTGCACCAGCACGCTCCCCCCGCCCGTCG AGTCCTGTGAGCTGATCCAGGTGGAGATGTGCCTGGGGCTGAGCTACAATGCCACGGCCTTCCCCAACATCTGGCTGAACATCCCCGACCAGCAAGGCGCCGCCGACGTGCTGCAGGGCTACAAG agcctggcagggctgtCCTGCTACCAGCCCCTGCGCCTGCTGGTCTGCGGGCTCTTCGTGCCCCAGTGTACGCCCGACGGGGGGGTCCTGCGGCCCTGCCGCCCCGTGTGCCTGGCAGCCGAGCAGCGCTGCCAACCGGCCCTTGACCTCTTAGGCATTGCCTGGCCCATCAACTGCAGCATCCTGCCAGACACCAGCCACCCCGGGGAGTGCGTCCAGCCATAA
- the MFRP gene encoding membrane frizzled-related protein isoform X2: protein MKDFTEITLCADALEQSKTEFCNPAFEPESEGAGAMPPARHRTEAKNGSITGAAWNGLGRQGWRPTGEMLRPDCRFSGLCVVLLSVLLLLLLTLLLGLILSQLTSPDPGSSPSLAPPASSTTAPAPQSSLAPQEQSKLPTAGTPEPACGGTLRGREGSFSSPNYPAPYPPNALCVWHIWVPPELAVQLKVEALSVEGTATCLFDHLELYEEPDDEGTGTGAVRFCGSVAPPTLNTNTSRLRVTFVSDGSVGARGFSARYRAIAPNERSCAWDEFLCDAGRCLPLASVCDSFHDCTDHRDEANCSHKPPECGGALTSLEGQISTPNHPRPYPHQQLCLWQISVPKGHLITLHFRNFSLEAQDGCSFDFVEVHDGAGTSARNLLGRFCGSRLPPTLTSTRHVMTVLFVADDGVADDGFFATYQAWNATERTCSPWEFPCANGECQAPEAVCDGWHDCPDGSDELNCTSTLPPPVESCELIQVEMCLGLSYNATAFPNIWLNIPDQQGAADVLQGYKSLAGLSCYQPLRLLVCGLFVPQCTPDGGVLRPCRPVCLAAEQRCQPALDLLGIAWPINCSILPDTSHPGE from the exons ATGAAGGATTTCACGGAGATCACGCTGTGTGCCGACGCACTGGAGCAGAGCAAG ACAGAGTTTTGCAATCCTGCCTTTGAACCTGAGAGCGAGGGGGCcggggccatgccccctgcccggcaCCGGACAGAGGCCAAGAATGGGAGCATCACGGGAGCCGCCTGGAACGGCCTCG GCCGGCAGGGCTGGCGCCCGACGGGGGAGATGCTGCGCCCCGACTGCAGGTTCTCGGGGCTCTGCGTGGTGCTGCTGAGcgtcctcctgctgctgctcctcaccctGCTCCTCGGCCTCATCCTCTCCC agctgacgTCCCCCGACCCAGGCAGCTCtccctccctggctccccctgccagcagcaccacGGCACCTGCCCCCCAGAGCTCCCTGGCCCCCCAGGAACAGAGCAAGCTGCCCACAGCTGGCACGCCAGAGCCCG CCTGCGGTGGGACCCTGCGAGGCCGCGAGGGCTCCTTCAGCTCCCCCAACTACCCGGCGCCCTACCCCCCCAACGCCCTGTGCGTGTGGCACATCTGGGTGCCCCCCGAGCTGGCCGTGCAGCTGAAGGTGGAGGCGCTCAGCGTGGAGGGAACCGCCACCTGCCTCTTCGACCACCTGGAGCTCTACGAGGAGCCCGACGATGAGGGCACGGGGACCGGTGCAGTCAG GTTCTGCGGCAGTGTGGCGCCCCCCACGCTCAACACCAATACCAGCCGGCTCCGTGTCACCTTCGTGTCGGACGGCAGCGTGGGCGCCCGGGGCTTCAGCGCCCGCTACCGTGCCATTGCGCCCAACGAGA GGAGCTGCGCCTGGGACGAGTTCCTGTGCGACGCCGGgcgctgcctgcccctggcctccgTCTGCGACAGCTTCCACGACTGCACAGACCACAGAGACGAAGCCAACTGCAGCCACAAGCCCCCAG AGTGCGGCGGGGCGCTGACCAGCCTGGAGGGGCAGATCTCCACCCCCAACCACCCCCGGCCCTACCCGCACCAGCAG CTGTGCCTGTGGCAGATCTCGGTGCCCAAGGGCCACCTCATCACCTTGCACTTCCGCAACTTCAGCCTGGAGGCGCAGGATGGCTGTTCCTTCGACTTCGTGGAGGTGCACGATGGTGCAGGCACCAGCGCCCGCAACCTGCTGGGCAG GTTCTGCGGCTCCCGACTGCCGCCCACCCTGACCTCGACGCGCCACGTCATGACTGTCCTGTTCGTGGCCGATGACGGGGTGGCCGACGACGGGTTCTTCGCCACCTACCAGGCCTGGAACGCCACGGAGC gGACGTGCAGCCCCTGGGAGTTCCCCTGCGCGAACGGGGAGTGCCAGGCGCCCGAGGCGGTGTGTGACGGCTGGCACGACTGTCCTGATGGCAGTGACGAGCTCAACTGCACCAGCACGCTCCCCCCGCCCGTCG AGTCCTGTGAGCTGATCCAGGTGGAGATGTGCCTGGGGCTGAGCTACAATGCCACGGCCTTCCCCAACATCTGGCTGAACATCCCCGACCAGCAAGGCGCCGCCGACGTGCTGCAGGGCTACAAG agcctggcagggctgtCCTGCTACCAGCCCCTGCGCCTGCTGGTCTGCGGGCTCTTCGTGCCCCAGTGTACGCCCGACGGGGGGGTCCTGCGGCCCTGCCGCCCCGTGTGCCTGGCAGCCGAGCAGCGCTGCCAACCGGCCCTTGACCTCTTAGGCATTGCCTGGCCCATCAACTGCAGCATCCTGCCAGACACCAGCCACCCCGGGGA GTAA
- the C1QTNF5 gene encoding complement C1q tumor necrosis factor-related protein 5, translated as MKQLLVLLGMIAGALQIEDNKIPSLCSGQPGLPGTPGVHGSQGLPGRDGRDGRDGAAGGQGDKGEMGPPGVPGPRGDMGSSGLNGLPGEKGAPGECAVAPRSAFSAKLSEARSPPAADQPVRFDEVLLNEQGHYDPATGKFTCEVPGLYYFAVHATVYRTSLQFDLVKNGRSVASFFQFYGNWPKPTSLSGGSLVRLEPEDEVWVQVGVGDYIGFYSSVKTDSTFTGFLIYSYWQNSAVFA; from the exons ATGAAGCAACTCCTCGTCCTCCTCGGGATGATCGCTGGCGCCCTCCAGATCGAGGACAACAAGATCCCCAGCCTATGCTCTGGCCAGCCGGGGCTGCCAGGGACACCGGGGGTGCACGGGAGCCAGGGTCTACCTGGCAGGGACGGTCGTGATGGCCGGGACggagcagctggggggcagggagacaaGGGGGAGATGGGCCCCCCAG GCGTCCCCGGCCCCCGCGGGGACATGGGCAGCTCCGGCCTGAACGGGCTGCCAGGCGAGAAGGGGGCTCCAGGGGAGTGTGCGGTGGCACCCCGCTCGGCCTTCAGCGCCAAGCTGTCGGAGGCGCGTAGCCCGCCCGCGGCTGACCAGCCGGTGCGCTTCGACGAGGTGCTGCTCAACGAGCAGGGCCACTACGACCCGGCCACGGGCAAGTTCACGTGCGAGGTGCCTGGGCTGTACTACTTCGCCGTGCACGCCACCGTCTACCGCACCAGCCTGCAGTTCGACCTGGTCAAGAACGGGCGCTCCGTGGCCTCCTTCTTCCAGTTCTACGGGAACTGGCCCAAGCCCACATCGCTGTCCGGGGGCTCCCTGGTGCGCCTGGAGCCCGAGGACGAGGTGTGGGTGCAGGTGGGCGTGGGCGACTACATCGGCTTCTACTCCAGCGTCAAGACGGACAGCACCTTCACCGGCTTCCTCATCTACTCCTACTGGCAGAACTCCGCCGTCTTTGCCTGA